In the genome of Dysgonomonadaceae bacterium zrk40, the window AACTGGAAAGCAGATTTTCACGGTTTGCGCATTGACTGAACGATTTGGATTGACGACGATGTTCCGCGCCTTTTGCGTTGCCGCCTTCGCCATGCTCTGCACCGGCTTTTTCCCTTCTGAAACGAGGGCCGCGCCATATCATGCCGGTCTCGTGCGAATCGAGGTTGAGGACGATCTCGAAATCGCCCCTGTCGTCATCTGGTATCCGACCGACATTTCTGAAGAAGTCTCCTGGCAGGCAGGGCCGTTTGAAATCACCGCCGGCCGGGACGTGGCGGTGGCGAAGGGGCGCTTTCCCGTCCTGCTCCTCTCGCATGGTCATCTGGGCGGTCCTATGAGCCATCGCGATTTCGCGGCCTCTCTTGCCCGGCAGGGCTATATCGTGGTCGCGCCGACGCATCTGGGCGATGCAGCAGGACACCCGATTGCCAGCCAGGACCAAATACTGGCGCGCCGGCCGCAACAGGCCATCGCGGCGCTGGATGCAACTTTGCGGGATGATCGCTTCGCCTCTCATGCCGACCGTGCCCGGATCGGCATGATTGGCTATTCCGCCGGCGGCTACACCGCCCTCATGCTGGCAGGGGCTAAAGCCGATTTTGCGCTTGCGGCTTCCTACTGCCAGGCGCATGGCGACGCTGACCCCGGCTCCTGCGGGCCGGAGCAAGACGTCTGGCCCCGGATATCAACGACGCTCGCCAGCTGGAAGCCGCCGATCAATCCCTACCCCATAAAGGCGGCCGTCCTGCTCGACCCGCTTGCGACGATGTTCGACGCCACAGGTCTCGCCGCCGTCAAAATCCCCGTTCTTCTCGTTCGCCCGGAGGATGAGGCCTACATGAAGGCCGGCGCCAACGCGCTGGCGCTTGCCGGCAACCTGCCTGATCCGCCGCATGAGCTCGTGGTTCCCGGACGTCATTTCGTTTTCATCGATCCATGTCCTGAAGAAATCGCGGCCGACGCCAGCCTGATCTGCAACGATGAACCCGGCGTCGATCGGGCGTCCATCCATCGTGAACTGGAGACCGAGATCACGGATTTTCTGAAGCGGAATTTGTGAAGGGCTGACAACAAAACAGGCCAGAAAGTTTTTTTTGCCAAGTTCCATGCACCGAAAACGCGCATCGGTGCGGAAGCCCATCCTCTTGCGCAGTGAATTTCTTCACCGGCGGGCCGCGCCAGCGCTACATCGGGCCCGTGCAACGCAGCCGTTATCATCATCCTGAATGGCTTAGCGACGACGTCGATTTTTCGAGACCGCCATGGGCCTTGAGGACGAAGCGGTCTGGCATCAAACGCCGGGTCGAAAACATTTACATAGCAATAAGATATATTTTCCGCTGCTTTCAGCATTTGACTTGCTTCAGGGATAACGGCGTTATGGGCGGGAGGAAAGCGGCCTTGCCCTCCGGGAGAAGGGCGGGTCGTTTGATAGGGAGGAGATCGTCCCGGTCTTGCGGGACCGACGGCGGCTGCCCGCGATCCGCGGACGGGCCCCTCCTTGCGGCGTGCAACATTCAAGGGGGGAGGTCTTGTCTATGCTTGAACGAATGTTCGATGTGCGCGGTCAGTCCGTGATCGTGACGGGCGGGGCCAGCGGCATCGGCCGCGCCTATGCCGAGATCATGGCCGCCCAGGGCGCGCGGGTCTGCATCCTCGATCTGGATCAGGCGGGCACCGAGAAGACCGTCAGCGAAATCAAGGCCACGGGCGGCGATGTCTGGGGCCTGAAGGTCGATGTCGCCGACCGTCCCGGTCTGGCGGCGGCGTTCGACGCGGTGGCCGACAAACACGGCCGCATCGACACGGTCTACGCCAATGCCGGCATCGATCCGGGGCCCGGCTTCATGACGCCGACAGGCGAGCGCAATCCCGACGGCGCGATCGAGAACATCCCGGACGAGCAGTGGGACCGGGGCATCGAGATCAACCTCACCTCGGTCTACAGCACGGTCAAGAATGCCGTGCGCCACATGAAGCCGAACGGCGGCGGGCAGATCATCGTGACCTCCTCGATCGCCTCGGACATCAACGAAAGCATCGTCGGCACGTCCTACATGCCGGCCAAGGCCGCGGTGAACCATTTCGTCCGCCACATGGCGATGGAACTCGGGGCCTACGGCATCCGCGTCAACGCGATCCTGCCGGGCCCGTTCATCACCAATATCGCCGGCGGTCGCCTGCGCAACAAAGAGGATCGCGCGGCCTTCGAGGCGCAGTCCCTGATCGGACGGATCGGCGATGTCGAGGACATCAAGGGCCTGGCACTGCTGCTGGCCTCGCCGGCCGGATCCTACATGACGGGATCGCTGGTGGTCATCGATGGCGGATCGCTGATCCGCATGACCTGACAGGCAAATGGGCGTGCGGCCTGCCAGGGAGCGGCGGGCGATGCGCCAAAATATGGGAGAGGAGAACAGAAATGGCTTACATCAACAAACTGATCCGGCCCACCCGCCGCGGCGTGCTGCGCGGCATGGGCGCCGGCCTTGCGGCGAGCGTTCTGGGGTCGCCGGCGGTGCTGCGCGCCCAGACGGCGGGCAAGATCCGCATGGGTTATATCACGCCCGAAACCGGGCCGCTCGGCCTGTTCGGGGAAACCGACGGCTATACCGTCCAGAAAATCCGCGAGGCGCTCGGCGGCAGACTGCAATCGGCCAATGGCGACGTCTACGAGCTCGAAATTCTCGAGCGTGACAGCCAGTCGAACCCGAACAAGGCCGCCGAGATCGCCGGCGACCTGATCCTGAACGACGAAGTGCATCTTCTCGTGCCGGCATCGACGACCGATACCATCCTGCCGGCCATGGAGCAGGCCGAACTTTACGAGACGCCGTCGATCTCGGCGGGCGCGCCATGGCAGGCCGTGATCATGCCGCGCGGCGGCGGCGAATTCGACTGGACCTACCATTTCTTCTGGGGTCTGGACGAGGCGCTGAACACGTTTGTCGGCCTGTGGAACGGGCTGGAGACCAACCGCAAGGTCGGCATGCTGTTTCCGCAGAACATTGACGGCGAGACCTGGGGCAACGAGGAATACGGCCTGCCCGTGCCGACCCGCGCCGCGGGCTACGAGGTCACCATCCCCGGCTATTTCCAGCCGCGCACCAATGATTTCTCGGCCCAGATCTCCACGTTCAAGCAGGCCGGCTGTGATATCATCGGCGGCATCACCTATCCGGACGATCTGAAGACCTTCGTGACCCAGTGCAACCAGCAGGGCTTCAAGCCGAAGGCGGTGACCGTAGCGGCGGCGCTGCTGTTCCCGGGCAGCGTCGAGGCAATGGGGCCGCTTGGCAACGGCATGACGACCGAGGTGTGGTGGACGCCGGCCTTCCCCTTCAAGTCTTCGATTACCGGGCAGACCAGCCGGGAGATCGCCGATCAGTGGGAAAGCGAGCAGAACCGCCAGTGGACGCAGCCGCTCGGCTATTCGCACAGCGTTCTGGAAGTGGCGATCGACGTGCTCAAGCGTTCGGCCGATCCCCTGGATCGCGAGGCCAACCGCGAGGCGCTGGCGGCGACCGATCTCGACACCGTGGTCGGCCATATCAACTTTTCGGGCCAGCCGCACAAGAATGTCTGCACCACGCCGATCTTCGGCGGCCAGTGGGTCAAGGGCGAGAAATGGCCTTACGACCTCAAGATCGTGGACAACAGCGTCAACCAACTGTTCGAGCCGCAGCAGAAGATCGTGGCGCTGAACTGGTAGGATGCAGATGCAACAGCCAACAGGCGAACGCCAACGGCTTCTTCAGGCCCGGAACGTATCGAAAAGCTTCGGCGCGTTCCGGGTGCTGCACGATGTCGACTTTGATGTTTATCGCGGCGAAGTGCTGGGAATCCTCGGCCCCAACGGCGCCGGCAAGACCACGCTGTTCAACATGATCAGCGGCGACCTGAAGCCCACCGCCGGCGAGATCCGGCTGGGAGAGGTCATGCTGAAGGGCGAGCCTCCGCACCGCCGCTGCCAGATGGGGATTGGCCGGACCTACCAGATTCCGCAGCCCTATTCGGGAATGACGACCTTTGAAAACCTGCTCGTCGCCTCGGCCTTCGGCGGCGGCAGGTCCGAGGCAGAGAGTTATGAATTCTGTGCGCAGGTGCTCAGCGATTGCGAATTGCTGAACAGGGCCAATGTTCTGGCCGGATCATTGTCGCTGCTGGACCGAAAGCGGCTGGAGCTTGCCCGGGCGCTCGCCTCGGGACCGCAGCTTCTGTTGCTGGACGAAATCGCCGGCGGGCTGACCGACGAGGAATCGAAGGAGCTCGTCGCCCTGATTGCGCAGATCCGCGATCGCGGCGTCACCATCATCTGGATCGAGCATGTTCTACATGCGCTGATGGCGGTGGCGGACCGGCTTCTGGTGCTGAACTTCGGCGAAAAAATCGCGGAAGGCGACCCTAGGACCGTCATCGCCAACCCCGATGTCATGCGGGTTTACATGGGGGTCGAGGCATGACGGAATTATTGTCAACACATGGTCTGGTCGCCCGCTACGGCGATTTCCAGGCGCTCTACGACGTCGATGTTGAAGTCGACGAAGGCGAGGTCATCGCGCTGATCGGCGCGAACGGCGCCGGAAAATCCACCTTCCTGCGGGCCGTTTTGGGGTTGCTGCCGGTAAAGCCGGAGATGGTTCATTTTGAAGGTCAACCCATCGGCGGCACGCCCACCGACCAGATGGTGCAGAAAGGGGTTGCCATCGTTCCGGAGGGACGGCGGCTGTTCACCGGCATGTCCGTCACGGACAATCTGCGCGTGGCGATCGATCAGACGAGCCGTCATGGCAGCAAGGGCGACTGGACGCTGGACAGGGTGCATCAGCTCTTTCCCATCCTCAAGGAGAAGGCACGCGTGCCGGTTCAAAACCTCTCCGGCGGCCAGCAGCAGATGGTCGCGATCGGACGCGCATTGCTGTGCCAGCCGCGTTTGCTGCTGTGCGACGAGATCAGTCTCGGTCTCGCGCCCAAGGTCATCCGCGAGATCTATGCCGTCCTGCCCGAAATCAGGGCGCAGGGGACGTCGATCGTCGTGGTCGAGCAGGATGTCGGGCTGGCGAAGAGCGCGTCCGACCGGCTCTATTGCATGCTCGAAGGGCGCGTGACGCTGAGCGGACGCTCCGACGACGTCACGCGCGAACAGATCAGTGAAGCCTATTTCGGGGGTGGCCATGCAGTGGTTTGACGCACTTGTACAGGGCATCCTGCTGGGCGGGATGTATGCGCAATACGCGCTTGGAATGGCCCTGATGTTCGGGGTCATGCGGATCGTGAATGTCAGCCATGGCGATCTGGTCATCCTGCTGTCGCTGATTGGCATCTCGCTGGCCTCGGCCTTCGGGCTTGGTCCGTTCACGGTGATGGCTGCGCTGGTGCCGCTGGCGGTGGCGATGGGCTGGCTTCTCCAGCGCGCGGTGCTGAACCGGGTGGTGGGCGAGGACCCGCTGCCGTCGCTGATCGCGACCTTCGGCCTGTCGCTGGCGCTGCAGAACCTGATGCTGCAGATCTGGTCGGCCAACAGCCGCTCGCTGCCGGGCGGCGGGATTGAAAGCCAGTCGATCCAGATCGGCGGCATCTATATCGGCCTCCTGCCGATGCTCGTCCTGCTGGTCGCGACCGGCCTGACGCTGGGGCTCGACCTGATGCTGAAACGCATGCGCTTCGGCAGGGCGCTGCGCGCCGCCTCGGCCGATGTCGAGGCTGCGGCCATGACCGGCATCAATCCACGCACCGTCTATGCCGCGGCGACGGCGATTGCGGTCGGCATTCTCGGCTTTGCCGCCGTGTTTCAGTCACTGCGCTCGACCGTGGCGCCTGCCGATGGCGGGGCGCAGCTGATCTATGCCTTCGAGGCCGTGATCATCGGTGGCATGGGCTCGGTCTGGGGTGCGTTCGCCGGTTCGATGGTGCTGGGCATCGCCCAGGCTGTCGGTTTTCGCATCGACCCCGGCTTCGGCGTTCTGGCCGGCCATCTCGTCTTCCTGCTGATTCTAGCCGTGCGCCCTCAGGGCCTGTTCGGGAGAGCGTGAATCATGACTTCTCATTCTATCGCACCCAGCGCGGATGCAGCGCAGATCGGCATCAAGGTCCGGCGTCAGACCCTCTCCGGGATCATTGCGCTGAGCCTGTTCGTGTTCGCTTTGGTTGCGCTCGCGGCCATGCCGTGGTGGGCCAAGACCGGCACGATCCGCATGGTGCTCGAACTGTGCTGCTACATTCTGGCGGCGCAGATGTGGAACCTGCTCGCCGGTTATGCCGGGCTGGTTTCGGTCGGCCAGCAGGCGTTCATGGGCGCGGCCGGCTATGCGCTGTTCGTCATGGCGCAGACCTTCGGCATCAACCCGTTCCTCGCCATCTTCCTGTCGCTGCTGGCGCCCGCCGTGCTCGCCGTTCCCTGCTATATGCTGCTGCACCGGCTGGACGGGCCCTACTTCGCCATCGGCACATGGGTGGTGGCCGAGGTGTTCCGTCTCGTGGCGTCCAATCTTGGCTGGGTCAATGCCGGGGCCGGCATGTCCCTGGGCGTGATGCGGGATTATTCCACCTTCGAGCGCAACATCGCCATGTCGCTTCTCTGCGCGCTGATGATCCTCGTCGCCATCGGCGGCGGCTACTGGTTCCTGCGCTCGCGCTTCGGCCTTGCGCTGATCGCCATGCGGGACAACCCGGTGGCGGCGGCAAGCCAGGGCGTCAATGTCCGCCGTCTGCGGTTCATGGTCTATGTCGCCGCAGCCGTGGGATGCGGTCTGGCGGGGTCGGTCTATTTCATGGCGCAATTGCGCATCAACCCCGCCTCGGCCTTTGATCCGATGTGGTCCAATGTCGCGATCTTCATCGTGATGATCGGCGGCATCGGCACCATCGAAGGCGTGCTGATCGGCGCACTCATCTACTTCATCGCGGATCGTTATTTCGGCGAATATGGCGCGAGCTACTTCATCGTGCTCGGCGTAATGACCGTGCTGGTCGCGCTCTATGCCCGCACCGGCATCTGGGGGATGATCTCCAAACGTTGGGACGCCCCGTGGTTCCCCATCCGGCGCCATCTGATTGTCGCGAAGGAGGATAGGCCATGAAGGCGGTCATCTTCGACACCGTCGGTCAACCGTTGCGCGTCGGCGACAGGCCCGATCCGACGCCGGCGCCCGACGAGGTCGTGCTGAGGGTCGCCGCCTGCGGCATCTGCGGCAGCGACCTGCACATCACCGAGGATCCCGAGCCCTTCGGCATTGCCGGCGATTTCGTGCTCGGCCATGAAATCGCCGGCGAGGTGGTGGCGACCGGCGGCGGCGTCGACACGCTGAAGCCGGGCGACCTGGTTGCCGTCGTGCCGATGCGCGGCTGCGGGCACTGCGCGCGTTGTCTTGCCGGCGATCCGGCGCGCTGCCCGGAGATGACGCTGATCGGCGGCGGCTATGCGGACTATGTCTGCGTTGCAGCCCGCCAGTGCCGCGTGCTGCCCGAGGGGGTTGCGGCAAGCGACGCTGCGCTCGCCGAACCGCTTTCGGTAGCGCTGCACTGCATCGTCCGCTCCGGCATGAAGCCGGGCGATCGCGTCGCCATTCTCGGCGCCGGGCCGATCGGTCTGCTGGTCGCCTTCTGGGCGCGGCGGCTGGGGGCTGCAAGCGTGGTGATGGCCGATCTCTACGATCATCAGGCTGAACGCGCCCGCGCTCTGGGGGCGACGGGCTTTGCGCTTTCAGGCGCGGGTCTTGCCGAAAACCTCAGCGATCAGTGCGGCGGCCCGCCCGATATCGTTTTCGAATGCGTCGGTAAGCCCGGCCTTCTGCAAGCGGCAGCCGAGGCTGTCCGGCTGCAGGGCAAGGTGATCGGCGTCGGTCTTTGCATCGGCGGCGATGAATGGGACCCGTTCGTGGCGCTCTCCAAGGAGATCGACCTGATCTTTTCGGTCTTTTTCCATCAGAGGAATGAATTCG includes:
- a CDS encoding SDR family oxidoreductase, with amino-acid sequence MSMLERMFDVRGQSVIVTGGASGIGRAYAEIMAAQGARVCILDLDQAGTEKTVSEIKATGGDVWGLKVDVADRPGLAAAFDAVADKHGRIDTVYANAGIDPGPGFMTPTGERNPDGAIENIPDEQWDRGIEINLTSVYSTVKNAVRHMKPNGGGQIIVTSSIASDINESIVGTSYMPAKAAVNHFVRHMAMELGAYGIRVNAILPGPFITNIAGGRLRNKEDRAAFEAQSLIGRIGDVEDIKGLALLLASPAGSYMTGSLVVIDGGSLIRMT
- a CDS encoding ABC transporter substrate-binding protein; this encodes MAYINKLIRPTRRGVLRGMGAGLAASVLGSPAVLRAQTAGKIRMGYITPETGPLGLFGETDGYTVQKIREALGGRLQSANGDVYELEILERDSQSNPNKAAEIAGDLILNDEVHLLVPASTTDTILPAMEQAELYETPSISAGAPWQAVIMPRGGGEFDWTYHFFWGLDEALNTFVGLWNGLETNRKVGMLFPQNIDGETWGNEEYGLPVPTRAAGYEVTIPGYFQPRTNDFSAQISTFKQAGCDIIGGITYPDDLKTFVTQCNQQGFKPKAVTVAAALLFPGSVEAMGPLGNGMTTEVWWTPAFPFKSSITGQTSREIADQWESEQNRQWTQPLGYSHSVLEVAIDVLKRSADPLDREANREALAATDLDTVVGHINFSGQPHKNVCTTPIFGGQWVKGEKWPYDLKIVDNSVNQLFEPQQKIVALNW
- a CDS encoding ABC transporter ATP-binding protein, with product MTELLSTHGLVARYGDFQALYDVDVEVDEGEVIALIGANGAGKSTFLRAVLGLLPVKPEMVHFEGQPIGGTPTDQMVQKGVAIVPEGRRLFTGMSVTDNLRVAIDQTSRHGSKGDWTLDRVHQLFPILKEKARVPVQNLSGGQQQMVAIGRALLCQPRLLLCDEISLGLAPKVIREIYAVLPEIRAQGTSIVVVEQDVGLAKSASDRLYCMLEGRVTLSGRSDDVTREQISEAYFGGGHAVV
- a CDS encoding ABC transporter ATP-binding protein, with product MQMQQPTGERQRLLQARNVSKSFGAFRVLHDVDFDVYRGEVLGILGPNGAGKTTLFNMISGDLKPTAGEIRLGEVMLKGEPPHRRCQMGIGRTYQIPQPYSGMTTFENLLVASAFGGGRSEAESYEFCAQVLSDCELLNRANVLAGSLSLLDRKRLELARALASGPQLLLLDEIAGGLTDEESKELVALIAQIRDRGVTIIWIEHVLHALMAVADRLLVLNFGEKIAEGDPRTVIANPDVMRVYMGVEA
- a CDS encoding branched-chain amino acid ABC transporter permease, translated to MTSHSIAPSADAAQIGIKVRRQTLSGIIALSLFVFALVALAAMPWWAKTGTIRMVLELCCYILAAQMWNLLAGYAGLVSVGQQAFMGAAGYALFVMAQTFGINPFLAIFLSLLAPAVLAVPCYMLLHRLDGPYFAIGTWVVAEVFRLVASNLGWVNAGAGMSLGVMRDYSTFERNIAMSLLCALMILVAIGGGYWFLRSRFGLALIAMRDNPVAAASQGVNVRRLRFMVYVAAAVGCGLAGSVYFMAQLRINPASAFDPMWSNVAIFIVMIGGIGTIEGVLIGALIYFIADRYFGEYGASYFIVLGVMTVLVALYARTGIWGMISKRWDAPWFPIRRHLIVAKEDRP
- a CDS encoding branched-chain amino acid ABC transporter permease; translation: MQWFDALVQGILLGGMYAQYALGMALMFGVMRIVNVSHGDLVILLSLIGISLASAFGLGPFTVMAALVPLAVAMGWLLQRAVLNRVVGEDPLPSLIATFGLSLALQNLMLQIWSANSRSLPGGGIESQSIQIGGIYIGLLPMLVLLVATGLTLGLDLMLKRMRFGRALRAASADVEAAAMTGINPRTVYAAATAIAVGILGFAAVFQSLRSTVAPADGGAQLIYAFEAVIIGGMGSVWGAFAGSMVLGIAQAVGFRIDPGFGVLAGHLVFLLILAVRPQGLFGRA
- a CDS encoding alcohol dehydrogenase catalytic domain-containing protein, giving the protein MKAVIFDTVGQPLRVGDRPDPTPAPDEVVLRVAACGICGSDLHITEDPEPFGIAGDFVLGHEIAGEVVATGGGVDTLKPGDLVAVVPMRGCGHCARCLAGDPARCPEMTLIGGGYADYVCVAARQCRVLPEGVAASDAALAEPLSVALHCIVRSGMKPGDRVAILGAGPIGLLVAFWARRLGAASVVMADLYDHQAERARALGATGFALSGAGLAENLSDQCGGPPDIVFECVGKPGLLQAAAEAVRLQGKVIGVGLCIGGDEWDPFVALSKEIDLIFSVFFHQRNEFGVALDALAKGAVVAPQAIITDRIGLSPVPQVFEGLRRRTTQCKVLIQPELA
- a CDS encoding dienelactone hydrolase family protein, giving the protein MLCTGFFPSETRAAPYHAGLVRIEVEDDLEIAPVVIWYPTDISEEVSWQAGPFEITAGRDVAVAKGRFPVLLLSHGHLGGPMSHRDFAASLARQGYIVVAPTHLGDAAGHPIASQDQILARRPQQAIAALDATLRDDRFASHADRARIGMIGYSAGGYTALMLAGAKADFALAASYCQAHGDADPGSCGPEQDVWPRISTTLASWKPPINPYPIKAAVLLDPLATMFDATGLAAVKIPVLLVRPEDEAYMKAGANALALAGNLPDPPHELVVPGRHFVFIDPCPEEIAADASLICNDEPGVDRASIHRELETEITDFLKRNL